GGTTCGGGTATCGGTGGTACCGATGCAGGTGCGGTTGCCCATGGGAATCATGAAAAAGAGCCGGCCGTCGGAGGCGAAGAAGGTGAGGACATGCCGGGTCCGGGCGATGCGGGGAACGATGATGTGAACGCCTTTTGAAAAGATGTGGCGGAAATCGCTGATTATGTTCAGCATTGTATTGATGCGGTCGACGTAGGGGCCGGCCGCATTGATCAGGGTCCGGCTTTTAATGCGGAACGTGTCGCCGGAAACGCGGTCGCGCACTTTGCATTCCCAGAGGCCGTTTTTCCACTGTCCGGAAATCAGCTCTGCATAGTTGATGGCATTTCCGCCTTTCCGCAGCACGCGGCGGATAAAACTGAAGGTGAAGCGGGCGTCGTTTTCCACGAAATAGGCATCGGAGTATTCAATGCCGCCGGCGAGTGATTCGGTGTTGACCATGGGGGCTTCTTTCCGAATGGCGGAGACGGAGAGCAGGCGTGGGGCTTTGGTGCGGCAGCCGCCCATGAACCAGTAGAGCAGGGTGCCGCAATAGATCAGAAAACGCGGTTTTCGGAAGCCTTTCTGCATGCTGGTGAAAAAGCGGATTTCGCGGACCTGGCCGGGATAGGAATCCATGAGGTGGTTGCGACTGGAGCAGAGTTTCTGAACAAGGCTGAATTCATAATTTTCAAGATATTTGATACCGCCCCAGGCGAGGTTGGAACTTTCCTGCGAGGTGCAGGAGGCGAAGTCGCCTTTGTCGATGACTGTAACTTTCAGGCCCTTCGCGGCGAGGGCAGCGGCGGAGACGGCACCGTTGATGCCGCCGCCGATCACGAGGCTGTCCTGCGTGTCGTTGCGTGCGCGGTCGAGACAGGTTGTACGGAGAGGGTTCATGGTTTTGGAGATGGAAGGGTTGAAAGGTTTAAGGGACAGGGGGGAACTCTTTCTTTATTGAACGCTGAAACTGTTTAACGGTCATCGAGATGCACGTTCACGTTGCGGAGTTTGAGAATATCGTAGGCATAGATTT
This region of Pontiella agarivorans genomic DNA includes:
- a CDS encoding glycerol-3-phosphate dehydrogenase/oxidase gives rise to the protein MNPLRTTCLDRARNDTQDSLVIGGGINGAVSAAALAAKGLKVTVIDKGDFASCTSQESSNLAWGGIKYLENYEFSLVQKLCSSRNHLMDSYPGQVREIRFFTSMQKGFRKPRFLIYCGTLLYWFMGGCRTKAPRLLSVSAIRKEAPMVNTESLAGGIEYSDAYFVENDARFTFSFIRRVLRKGGNAINYAELISGQWKNGLWECKVRDRVSGDTFRIKSRTLINAAGPYVDRINTMLNIISDFRHIFSKGVHIIVPRIARTRHVLTFFASDGRLFFMIPMGNRTCIGTTDTRTDTENADSTDDDVQFLLDNANRLLQLKQPLTQENVIARRCGVRPLVVHKEDAVTEGEWTSLSRKHEIDVQPDKNMFSIYGGKLTDCINIGNEAAELITSFGLTGFQSLEKWYGEPSAEKHRKFETDGKKLGLTGNQLDRIWRRHGKTGFQVLEKIKRDPKMLEKLLAGITRAELHLMAEQEMVVHLEDFLRRRTHLALTEHRAALRCHPALAETANILFGDRAEEEIEHYFSSTAG